The following are from one region of the Vidua macroura isolate BioBank_ID:100142 chromosome 15, ASM2450914v1, whole genome shotgun sequence genome:
- the LOC128814863 gene encoding uncharacterized protein LOC128814863 produces MAPRIRLSLSKPLPTIRETHEEAMEDPSSNPKCAGSAAASPDSYSSDDYIQSICHLARPTFPALLESRRKGKDRKTLKTPEDVSGSPLLVGTQQERSKCKLTNFISNVVPLGKVSPAETDFWSREDPLEQIYTNAGNLCSSKASSYGESASTGYSQCNSSAPNGDLHPTNLEEKNTGKTSFPRVFSFPRLPSPRPVQKEAVCSELRYLRRDEGTVLGNNHSQKENGPMLINTEEQLAPSARGKVAGNPALPCSEGRKNLFNTAGIDEKEGRKTSHCDKNVMGGVPTKQRYFESFQVPKKATIHNWISEHRCIWKEAKIKACLLPAIAEV; encoded by the coding sequence ATGGCACCCCGGATCAGACTGAGCCTTTCAAAGCCTCTCCCAACCATACGGGAAACCCACGAGGAAGCGATGGAGGATCCAAGCAGCAACCCAAAGTgtgctggaagtgctgcagccagcccagacTCGTACTCCAGCGATGACTACATCCAATCCATCTGCCACCTTGCCAGacccaccttcccagcccttctGGAAAGCAGACGTAAGGGTAAGGACAGAAAGACCCTGAAGACCCCTGAGGATGTGTCAGGTTCTCCACTGCttgtggggacacagcaggagaGGTCAAAATGTAAATTGACCAATTTCATCTCAAATGTGGTGCCACTGGGAAAAGTCTCACCTGCAGAAACCGACTTTTGGTCCAGAGAGGACCCCCTGGAACAAATTTACACCAATGCAGGAAATCTTTGCTCGTCCAAGGCTTCTTCCTATGGTGAAAGTGCCAGCACTGGTTACTCACAGTGCAACTCTTCTGCCCCAAATGGTGACCTTCATCCCACAaacctggaagaaaaaaacacagggaaaaccAGTTTTCCACGAGTGTTCAGTTTTCCAAGGCTTCCCTCCCCAAGACCAGTTCAGAAAGAAGCAGTATGCTCAGAGCTGAGGTATCTCAGGAGGGATGAGGGAACAGTTTTAGGGAATAACCAcagtcagaaagaaaatggCCCCATGCTTATTAACACTGAAGAGCAATTGGCACCCTCAGCCAGAGGGAAGGTGGCAGgaaaccctgccctgccctgctctgaaggaaggaagaatTTGTTCAATACAGCAGGCATagatgaaaaagaaggaagaaaaacttcTCACTGtgacaaaaatgtcatgggtgGTGTTCCCACTAAGCAGAGATACTTCGAGTCTTTCCAGGTACCTAAAAAAGCCACCATCCATAACTGGATTTCAGAGCACAGATGCATCTGGAAAGAAGCAAAGATAAAAGCTTGTTTGCTCCCAGCCATTGCTGAAGTGTGA